From the genome of Amylibacter sp. IMCC11727:
CCCCACCATCAGCTTCTTCTTGCAAAGCCTCTGCCAATGGGCCAAAACCCCACCGTCCTCGGGGAAACCACGCAATGTACCGACTCATTCTGATCTGCTGTTTGATCTTCACCTTTGCACCGATCACAAGTGCCCAAGACTTGACCTTTTCCACCGTATCGCGCGAACCCTTTTCAATGACCCAAGACGGCCAAGATGTGGGCTTCTCGGTCGATCTGATCAATGCCATCAGCGCGGACCTCAAAAAATCCATCGCTCTTGATCGCAAAGACAGCTTTGGCGACATGCTCGGCGCGGTCCAAAACGCGGATGTGGATGGGGCCATTGCCAATATTTCCATCACGGCGGCCCGTGAAACCACAATGGATTTCACACTCCCGATCTTTGCCAGCGGTATTCAGGTGATGCTCCCGTCCGAGGGCTCCGCCAGCGCCCTGTTCACAACCATCCTCACGCGCGAAATCGCCCTCGCACTGGTGCTAGCTTTCGGTATTTTGTTTGGCTGCGGCATGATCATGTGGGCATTTGAACGCCACCGCCAAGACTATTTCGACCGCCCCTTTACACAAGCCCTGTTCCCATCGTTCTGGTGGGCCTTGAACCTCGTCGTGAACGGCGGTTTCGAAGAACGCATGCCCCGCTCCCCTTTGGGGCGTGGCCTTGGCGTGGTTATGGTCATCTCCAGCCTGTTCATCGTGTCGATTTTTGTGGCCCGTATCACCGCGGCCATCACAGTCGAAGCCATCCAATCCAACGTGCAATCCATCAACGACCTAGAGGGCCGCACCGTAGGCACCATCGACGGCAGCACCTCCGCCACATTTCTCAACGAACGTGGCTTGGCCTATGTGATCTATCCCGATCTTGACAGCATGATCCGCGCGTTCGAAGCAAACACCCTGCAAGCTGTCGTCTTTGACGGTCCGATCCTCGCCTATTACGTAAACAACAAAGGCCGCGGCAAAGCCCGCATCATGGACAAAGTGTTCAAACCCGAAAACTACGGCATCGCCCTGCCCACAAACAGCCCGATCCGCGAAGACATCAACCAAAGCCTGCTACGCCTGCGCGAAAACGGCACCTATGATGAACTGTTGATTAAGTGGTTTGGCCGCGTCTAACGCGTCCGCTCCGCCACATGATCCGCAATCGCCTGTTTATACAGCGCCTGTATCCACG
Proteins encoded in this window:
- a CDS encoding transporter substrate-binding domain-containing protein; amino-acid sequence: MYRLILICCLIFTFAPITSAQDLTFSTVSREPFSMTQDGQDVGFSVDLINAISADLKKSIALDRKDSFGDMLGAVQNADVDGAIANISITAARETTMDFTLPIFASGIQVMLPSEGSASALFTTILTREIALALVLAFGILFGCGMIMWAFERHRQDYFDRPFTQALFPSFWWALNLVVNGGFEERMPRSPLGRGLGVVMVISSLFIVSIFVARITAAITVEAIQSNVQSINDLEGRTVGTIDGSTSATFLNERGLAYVIYPDLDSMIRAFEANTLQAVVFDGPILAYYVNNKGRGKARIMDKVFKPENYGIALPTNSPIREDINQSLLRLRENGTYDELLIKWFGRV